One Glutamicibacter halophytocola DNA segment encodes these proteins:
- a CDS encoding shikimate kinase, giving the protein MIYLIGPMASGKSTVGRSLATALSTSFADSDATVVAHHGTIPQIFAEHGEAHFRDLEVQALARLLTGVVATGGGAVLREENQQLLSRGTVIYLELGMQAAAERIKADSNRPLLAGDEALTVWASVYEKRRPIYEMLADVHVVVDGKSVLQIVEEILPQLDQL; this is encoded by the coding sequence ATGATTTACCTCATTGGTCCGATGGCCAGTGGCAAGTCCACCGTGGGCAGGTCACTGGCCACGGCCTTATCAACCAGTTTTGCCGATTCCGACGCGACGGTCGTGGCCCATCACGGCACGATTCCGCAAATTTTTGCCGAGCATGGCGAAGCGCATTTCCGCGACCTGGAAGTCCAGGCCTTGGCGCGCCTGCTCACCGGGGTTGTCGCCACCGGTGGCGGAGCGGTGCTCCGCGAGGAGAACCAGCAGCTGCTTTCCCGCGGCACCGTCATCTACCTGGAGCTGGGCATGCAGGCAGCGGCCGAGCGGATCAAGGCGGACTCCAATCGGCCATTGCTGGCAGGTGACGAAGCACTCACCGTCTGGGCTTCGGTCTACGAAAAGCGCCGTCCAATTTACGAAATGCTGGCTGACGTGCACGTTGTGGTTGACGGAAAGTCTGTTCTACAAATTGTCGAAGAGATTTTGCCGCAACTCGACCAGCTGTGA
- the pyrR gene encoding bifunctional pyr operon transcriptional regulator/uracil phosphoribosyltransferase PyrR — protein MNENSVPDVSRTVLTGDDIDRVLTRVAFEIIEANKGTDDLVLLGIPSRGFPLAQRLAQRIAASAPGDLDPAALVGQLDITMYRDDLRHSTTRTPSPTRLPAGGIDGKVVVLVDDVLYSGRTIRAALDALADWGRPRIVRLAVLVDRGHRELPIRADHVGKNLPTAKSEKVRVHLAEIDGTNEVMIEGVA, from the coding sequence ATGAATGAAAATTCAGTGCCAGATGTATCGCGCACGGTGCTTACCGGCGACGATATCGATCGTGTACTCACTCGCGTGGCTTTCGAGATCATCGAAGCCAATAAGGGCACAGACGACCTTGTGCTCCTGGGCATTCCCAGCCGCGGTTTCCCGCTGGCCCAGCGCTTGGCGCAGCGCATCGCCGCTTCAGCGCCCGGCGATCTCGACCCGGCAGCTCTTGTCGGCCAGCTCGACATCACCATGTACCGCGATGACCTCCGCCACTCCACCACGCGCACCCCGTCGCCGACCCGGCTTCCTGCCGGCGGGATCGACGGAAAAGTCGTGGTGCTGGTTGACGACGTGCTCTACTCCGGCCGCACTATTCGCGCCGCACTGGATGCCCTCGCCGACTGGGGCCGTCCGCGCATCGTCCGCCTCGCCGTGCTCGTGGACCGCGGCCACCGCGAACTGCCCATCCGCGCCGACCATGTGGGCAAGAACCTGCCCACCGCCAAGAGCGAAAAGGTGCGTGTGCACCTGGCCGAAATCGACGGAACCAACGAAGTGATGATCGAGGGCGTAGCGTGA
- the ruvX gene encoding Holliday junction resolvase RuvX: protein MAKVALGVDVGLARVGVAISDPSGILATPVMTLRRDAKKNSDRRMLLRIITDRNVGEVFIGEPKSLAGNDTESTKMARDYAIALAELADSSNIELAVFLVDERLSTVNAHRALHASGRKMEDHRKVVDQVAATEILQQVLEMRRNNVRVQASRIVMK, encoded by the coding sequence ATGGCTAAAGTGGCACTCGGCGTCGACGTGGGCCTGGCCCGCGTCGGCGTCGCCATCTCAGATCCCTCGGGGATCCTGGCCACGCCGGTCATGACCCTGCGCCGGGATGCGAAGAAGAATTCTGACCGCCGGATGCTGCTGCGCATCATCACGGACCGGAATGTGGGCGAAGTATTCATCGGCGAGCCGAAATCCTTGGCCGGCAATGATACCGAGTCCACCAAAATGGCCCGTGACTATGCTATTGCCTTGGCCGAATTAGCCGATAGCTCCAATATCGAGCTTGCGGTTTTCCTGGTCGACGAGCGGTTGAGCACCGTCAACGCCCATCGCGCGTTGCACGCCTCAGGCCGTAAGATGGAGGATCATCGAAAGGTTGTCGACCAGGTCGCTGCCACCGAGATCCTGCAGCAAGTGCTGGAAATGCGCCGGAACAACGTCCGTGTCCAGGCCAGCCGGATCGTCATGAAATAG
- a CDS encoding shikimate dehydrogenase family protein: MIKQAAVLGHPVGHSKSPVLHRTAYQLLGAPLNYEAIDLVPEQCAEHVARLRSGDWAGSSVTMPLKDAFVPLMDEVSARVRQLGALNTIVVREDGTLFGENTDIDGLVQALADFSMTAADQALILGSGNTSLAALQACAELGVEHVTLVVRSVQRSRRAVDLAKELGLHPVVHEISGITRELSDQLRLMPLVFSTLPPHAGDEWVPAIGSGNGILLDVAYDPWPSKLAASWQGQVISGLHMLVHQAVEQVRLFAGAAWDEERRVDVTNAMYDSLGLARHQ, translated from the coding sequence TTGATAAAGCAGGCTGCCGTACTGGGGCACCCGGTCGGCCACTCCAAGTCACCGGTGCTGCACCGCACCGCCTACCAGCTGCTGGGCGCGCCGCTGAATTATGAGGCCATCGACCTCGTGCCCGAACAGTGCGCCGAACACGTTGCACGCCTGCGCTCGGGGGATTGGGCCGGATCGTCGGTGACCATGCCGCTGAAGGATGCCTTTGTGCCGCTCATGGACGAGGTTTCTGCCCGCGTGCGGCAACTTGGCGCCCTGAACACCATTGTGGTGCGCGAAGACGGAACGCTGTTCGGGGAGAACACCGACATCGACGGCCTGGTCCAGGCCCTGGCCGATTTCTCGATGACCGCCGCCGATCAGGCCCTGATCCTGGGGTCGGGCAATACCTCGCTAGCGGCCCTTCAGGCCTGTGCCGAGCTCGGCGTCGAGCACGTCACCCTCGTGGTTCGCTCCGTTCAGCGCTCCCGGCGCGCTGTGGACCTGGCCAAGGAACTGGGCCTGCACCCGGTCGTCCACGAAATTTCCGGCATCACCCGCGAGCTGTCCGATCAGCTGCGCCTGATGCCCCTGGTTTTCAGCACGCTGCCGCCGCACGCGGGCGATGAATGGGTGCCTGCGATCGGTTCCGGCAACGGGATCCTGCTCGATGTGGCCTACGATCCATGGCCCTCCAAGCTGGCTGCCTCATGGCAAGGCCAGGTCATTTCCGGGCTTCACATGCTGGTGCACCAGGCAGTGGAACAGGTGCGCCTGTTTGCCGGTGCAGCCTGGGATGAAGAGCGGCGTGTTGACGTCACAAATGCGATGTATGACTCCCTGGGACTGGCCCGACACCAGTAA
- the efp gene encoding elongation factor P, producing MADTTDIKNGVVLKIEGQLWTIIDFQHVKPGKGGAFVRTKMRNVMSGKVVDKTYNAGTKIETATVDRRDYQYLYQDGDDYVFMNLEDYDQITVPGETVGETAGYMLENQELTIAMHDGSPLYLELPASVVLEITYTEPGLQGDRSSAGTKPATLETGKEIQVPLFVEQNTKVKVDTRTGDYLGRVN from the coding sequence GTGGCGGATACAACTGACATTAAAAATGGCGTGGTTCTGAAGATCGAGGGCCAGCTCTGGACCATCATCGACTTCCAGCACGTCAAGCCAGGCAAGGGCGGCGCTTTCGTCCGCACCAAGATGCGCAACGTGATGAGCGGCAAGGTGGTCGACAAGACCTACAACGCCGGAACCAAGATCGAAACCGCAACTGTTGACCGCCGCGATTACCAGTACCTCTACCAGGATGGCGACGACTACGTCTTCATGAACCTGGAAGACTATGACCAGATCACCGTCCCGGGCGAAACCGTGGGCGAGACCGCTGGCTACATGCTGGAAAACCAGGAACTGACCATCGCCATGCACGATGGCAGCCCGCTGTACCTGGAACTGCCAGCTTCGGTCGTTCTGGAAATCACCTACACCGAGCCTGGCCTGCAGGGCGACCGCTCCTCGGCCGGCACCAAGCCAGCAACCCTGGAAACCGGCAAGGAAATCCAGGTTCCGCTGTTCGTCGAGCAGAACACCAAGGTCAAGGTTGACACCCGCACCGGCGACTACCTGGGTCGTGTCAACTAG
- the aroC gene encoding chorismate synthase produces the protein MLRWLTAGESHGPALVGILEGLPAGVSVDSEVVREALARRRLGYGRGARMKFEKDQVTFLGGVRHGKTQGGPVAIEIGNTEWPKWERVMSADPVDLDELASLARNAPLTRPRPGHADFTGMQKYGFDDARPILERASARETAARVALGAVASRFLNDLGIELVSHTTAVGAVSAPADAPLPTAADIEALDADPLRCFDQATSQAMVAEVDDAHKAGETLGGVVEVLAYNLPPGIGSYVHWDRRLDARLAAALMGIQAIKGVEVGDGFETAARRGSAAHDEIVHAEDGSIKRNSNRAGGIEGGMSIGEVLRVRAGMKPIATVPRALRTVDTATGEDTTAHHQRSDVCAVPAAGVVAEAMVALVLAQSLLEKFGGDSVAETKRNIDSYLASIPDNLGSTGV, from the coding sequence ATGTTGCGTTGGTTGACCGCGGGCGAATCGCATGGCCCGGCACTTGTTGGAATTCTTGAAGGGCTACCTGCCGGAGTATCGGTGGATAGCGAAGTTGTACGCGAAGCATTAGCGCGTCGCCGTCTCGGCTACGGCCGCGGTGCGCGGATGAAGTTTGAAAAGGACCAGGTCACTTTCCTTGGCGGTGTGCGCCACGGCAAGACCCAGGGCGGTCCGGTGGCCATCGAAATCGGGAACACCGAATGGCCCAAGTGGGAACGCGTCATGAGCGCGGACCCAGTGGACCTCGACGAGCTGGCTTCGCTGGCGCGCAATGCGCCATTGACCCGTCCGCGCCCGGGCCACGCCGACTTCACCGGCATGCAGAAATACGGTTTCGACGACGCCCGCCCGATCCTGGAACGAGCCAGTGCCCGCGAAACCGCGGCCCGCGTGGCCCTGGGCGCAGTAGCCTCCCGCTTCCTGAACGACCTCGGCATCGAATTGGTGTCGCACACCACCGCCGTTGGCGCTGTTTCGGCTCCGGCTGATGCCCCGCTGCCGACCGCTGCGGATATTGAAGCGCTCGATGCCGATCCGCTGCGCTGCTTCGACCAGGCAACCAGCCAGGCCATGGTGGCCGAGGTCGACGACGCGCACAAGGCGGGGGAGACCCTCGGTGGCGTGGTTGAGGTCCTGGCCTACAACCTGCCTCCGGGCATTGGATCCTACGTGCACTGGGACCGCCGCCTGGACGCACGCCTGGCCGCCGCGTTGATGGGCATCCAGGCCATCAAGGGCGTGGAAGTGGGCGACGGTTTTGAAACCGCGGCGCGCCGCGGTTCGGCCGCCCACGATGAGATCGTGCACGCCGAAGATGGCAGCATCAAGCGCAATTCCAATCGCGCCGGCGGCATTGAGGGGGGCATGAGCATTGGCGAGGTGCTGCGCGTGCGCGCTGGCATGAAGCCGATCGCGACCGTTCCCCGTGCCCTGCGCACCGTCGACACCGCAACCGGCGAAGACACCACCGCGCACCACCAGCGTTCAGACGTCTGTGCCGTCCCGGCGGCTGGCGTGGTTGCCGAAGCCATGGTTGCCCTGGTGCTCGCCCAGTCTCTGCTCGAGAAGTTCGGCGGCGACTCGGTTGCGGAAACCAAGCGCAATATCGACTCCTACCTGGCCAGCATCCCGGATAACCTGGGATCGACCGGCGTCTAG
- the nusB gene encoding transcription antitermination factor NusB → MRARAKARRRALEFLFEAEARDVDPMGVAISRRENSDIVLNEYSLTIVEGVMAHLDRIDEVLESYVKDWTIERMPAVDRAALRIGVWELLYNDDVPDAVAVAEAVVNVRELSTDESPEFVNGVLGRIQSVKDTLVD, encoded by the coding sequence GTGAGAGCCCGCGCCAAAGCCCGTCGCCGAGCCCTCGAATTCCTGTTTGAGGCTGAAGCCCGCGATGTCGACCCCATGGGTGTTGCCATCTCGCGCCGGGAAAACTCGGACATCGTGCTCAATGAGTACTCGTTGACGATCGTCGAAGGCGTCATGGCCCATCTGGACCGCATCGACGAAGTGCTTGAAAGCTACGTCAAGGACTGGACCATCGAGCGCATGCCGGCCGTTGACCGCGCTGCCTTGCGCATCGGCGTTTGGGAATTGCTCTACAACGATGATGTGCCCGATGCAGTAGCCGTGGCGGAAGCCGTGGTTAATGTTCGCGAGCTCTCCACCGACGAGTCCCCGGAGTTCGTCAATGGCGTACTGGGCCGGATCCAGAGCGTCAAGGACACCCTGGTCGACTAG
- the mltG gene encoding endolytic transglycosylase MltG codes for MREEARQERQRETLRALYESFAAGQGLPIAEPSTPELTGLDHYLGASSDGEAAPDAALATADDQDGQQTHTRFLPTLAAAHTAQTPVIEQQDALHRDGLLDQDDEASKKLRRKKTRRKRNLVMLATVVIFALVVAGSFYFVKSLVKQFNPDDYPGPGGATVEFTVEDGWGLGAISRKLEDLDVISNDKLLIKAVENSERANKVVHPGTYQLKSQMPAADAAEILVDNRPGKVFYIGLKANLRLNAALEEIAKGSGLKLADLEKLAGQPEKFGLPSSVPNLEGWLHPGEYRFALDSTPKDVLAKMVRSTKNTLKDAGITDLEKGYRTLKVASILQAEAREKDYATVAGAIENRLNPANKETHGLLQVDSTVIYGLDRYSLQFSQAERKDAGNKYNTYVHKGLTPTPIGSPATSAIKAAANPQSNGYYYWVTVNIETGETKFASSYAEHQRNQAEFRAWCQQNSDVC; via the coding sequence ATGCGAGAAGAAGCCCGTCAAGAACGGCAACGCGAAACTCTTCGTGCCCTGTACGAGAGCTTCGCGGCAGGCCAAGGGCTTCCCATCGCTGAACCTTCCACTCCTGAGCTGACCGGGCTGGACCACTATCTCGGAGCTTCCTCTGATGGCGAGGCGGCACCGGATGCCGCCTTGGCAACCGCCGATGACCAGGATGGGCAGCAAACCCATACCCGGTTCCTGCCCACCCTGGCCGCGGCGCATACCGCGCAGACTCCGGTCATCGAACAGCAAGACGCGCTCCACCGCGATGGGCTGCTCGACCAGGATGACGAAGCCTCCAAGAAGCTGCGGCGCAAGAAAACCCGCCGGAAGCGCAACCTGGTGATGCTAGCCACCGTGGTGATTTTTGCCCTGGTTGTCGCCGGCTCCTTCTATTTCGTCAAGTCCTTAGTCAAGCAGTTCAACCCGGATGACTATCCCGGCCCGGGCGGCGCCACGGTCGAATTCACCGTGGAAGACGGCTGGGGCCTGGGCGCAATCTCGCGCAAGCTCGAGGACCTGGACGTCATTTCCAACGACAAGCTGCTGATCAAGGCCGTGGAGAACTCCGAACGCGCCAATAAGGTCGTCCACCCGGGAACCTACCAGCTCAAATCCCAGATGCCGGCAGCCGATGCTGCTGAAATCCTGGTCGATAATCGCCCTGGCAAGGTGTTCTACATCGGGCTCAAGGCGAACTTGCGCCTGAACGCGGCGCTGGAGGAGATCGCCAAGGGCTCCGGGCTCAAGCTTGCCGACCTGGAAAAACTGGCCGGCCAGCCGGAAAAGTTCGGGCTTCCTTCCTCTGTGCCGAACCTCGAGGGCTGGCTGCACCCGGGCGAATACCGTTTCGCCCTGGACAGCACCCCCAAGGACGTGCTGGCCAAGATGGTCAGGTCCACCAAGAACACCCTCAAAGACGCCGGCATCACCGACCTCGAGAAGGGCTACCGCACCCTGAAGGTAGCCTCCATCCTGCAGGCAGAGGCCCGCGAGAAGGACTATGCCACCGTGGCCGGAGCCATCGAGAACCGGCTGAATCCTGCCAACAAGGAAACCCATGGCTTGCTCCAGGTGGATTCCACGGTGATCTACGGCTTGGACCGCTACAGCCTGCAGTTCAGCCAGGCCGAGCGCAAGGACGCCGGCAACAAATACAACACCTATGTGCATAAGGGCTTGACCCCGACGCCGATCGGCTCACCAGCCACCTCGGCGATCAAGGCTGCGGCCAACCCGCAGTCCAACGGCTACTACTACTGGGTGACCGTGAACATTGAAACGGGCGAAACCAAGTTCGCTTCCAGCTACGCCGAACATCAGCGCAACCAGGCTGAATTCCGGGCATGGTGCCAACAGAATTCGGATGTCTGCTAA
- a CDS encoding aspartate carbamoyltransferase catalytic subunit → MKHLLSTADLTREEAISILDIAEEMRESGTRAIKKLPALRGRTVVNLFFEDSTRTRISFEAAAKRLSADVINFSAKGSSVSKGESLKDTAQTLLAIGADAVVIRHPDSGAPARLAATDWIGLPIVNAGDGTHEHPTQALLDAFTLRRQVALRNGTSPAGQGLDGLKVAIVGDILHSRVARSNLWLLNTLGAEVTMVAPPTLLPVGAHSWPCTISYDLDAVIASGVDALMMLRVQGERMNAAYFPNPREYSRYWGLDDARLGQLDSSGAETLIMHPGPMNRGLEISSAAADSPRSTVLDQVTNGVAVRMASLYMLLSGDLI, encoded by the coding sequence GTGAAGCACCTGCTATCCACCGCGGATTTGACCCGCGAAGAAGCCATCTCCATCCTGGATATCGCCGAGGAAATGCGCGAATCCGGAACCCGGGCCATCAAGAAGCTGCCGGCCCTGCGCGGACGCACCGTGGTGAACCTCTTCTTCGAGGACTCCACCCGAACCCGCATTTCCTTCGAGGCTGCCGCCAAGCGCCTGAGCGCTGACGTCATCAACTTCTCCGCGAAGGGATCGAGCGTCTCCAAGGGCGAATCGCTGAAGGACACCGCGCAGACCCTGCTGGCCATCGGCGCCGACGCGGTAGTCATCCGCCACCCGGACTCGGGGGCCCCGGCCCGCCTGGCTGCCACCGATTGGATCGGCCTGCCGATCGTCAACGCTGGCGATGGCACCCACGAACACCCCACCCAGGCGCTGCTGGACGCATTCACCCTGCGCCGCCAGGTGGCCTTGCGCAATGGCACCAGCCCAGCAGGGCAGGGCCTGGATGGGCTGAAGGTCGCGATCGTCGGGGATATTCTGCATTCCCGCGTGGCTCGCTCCAACCTGTGGCTGCTGAACACCCTGGGCGCCGAGGTCACCATGGTGGCCCCGCCAACCCTGCTGCCGGTGGGTGCGCACTCCTGGCCCTGCACCATCAGCTACGACCTGGACGCAGTGATCGCGTCGGGCGTTGATGCGCTGATGATGCTGCGCGTCCAGGGCGAGCGCATGAACGCCGCCTACTTCCCGAACCCCCGCGAGTACTCGCGCTATTGGGGACTGGATGATGCGCGCCTGGGCCAGCTGGACTCCAGCGGCGCCGAAACGCTGATCATGCACCCGGGCCCGATGAACCGGGGCCTGGAAATCTCCTCGGCCGCCGCGGATTCACCGCGTTCCACCGTGCTCGACCAGGTCACCAATGGCGTGGCCGTGCGCATGGCCAGCCTCTACATGCTCCTCTCCGGCGACCTGATCTGA
- the aroB gene encoding 3-dehydroquinate synthase — protein sequence MPLAPTTLKVSGNTAAESYPVLVGNGLLGHLPELLGPSVKKVLVIHPRALRTTGDVVRDELANAGLEALTAEIPDAEEGKHIQVASFCWEVLGKNDFTRSDAVISVGGGAVTDLAGFVAATWLRGVKVIHIPTSLLAMVDAAVGGKTGINTAEGKNLVGAFHPPAAVLADLDALATLPKNELVTGMAEIVKTGFIADERILELIEEDPQDAINPASARLRELIERTIAVKVDVVSRDLKESGDREFLNYGHTLAHAIELAERYQMRHGAAVSIGLCFAAELGRSVGYTSDAIADRHVSILTSLGLPTSYRNDRWAALLDGMKRDKKARGNQLRFVVLEEIGKPRIYEVPDNSLLFAAYQEIGE from the coding sequence ATGCCATTAGCACCGACCACTTTAAAGGTCTCGGGAAACACGGCCGCCGAATCGTACCCAGTACTGGTTGGCAACGGATTGTTGGGGCACCTGCCCGAACTGCTCGGACCTTCGGTCAAGAAGGTTTTGGTGATCCACCCTCGCGCGCTGCGCACCACCGGCGACGTGGTTCGTGATGAACTGGCCAATGCCGGCCTGGAAGCACTGACCGCAGAGATCCCGGATGCCGAAGAAGGCAAGCACATCCAGGTGGCTTCCTTCTGCTGGGAAGTTCTGGGCAAGAATGATTTCACCCGCAGCGACGCGGTCATCTCCGTTGGCGGCGGCGCCGTCACCGACCTGGCCGGTTTTGTGGCAGCCACCTGGCTGCGCGGGGTCAAGGTCATTCACATTCCGACCTCCCTGCTGGCCATGGTCGACGCCGCGGTAGGCGGCAAGACCGGCATCAATACCGCCGAAGGCAAGAACCTGGTGGGCGCATTCCACCCTCCTGCCGCCGTGCTCGCGGACCTCGACGCCCTGGCCACGTTGCCGAAGAACGAACTGGTCACCGGCATGGCTGAAATTGTCAAGACCGGATTCATCGCCGATGAGCGCATTCTGGAACTGATCGAAGAAGATCCGCAAGACGCCATCAACCCGGCCAGCGCACGCCTGCGAGAGCTGATCGAACGCACCATCGCCGTGAAGGTCGACGTGGTCTCACGCGACCTGAAGGAATCGGGCGATCGCGAATTCTTGAACTACGGCCACACCCTGGCCCATGCCATCGAGCTGGCCGAGCGCTACCAGATGCGCCACGGCGCCGCGGTGTCCATCGGCCTGTGCTTCGCTGCCGAGCTGGGCCGCTCCGTTGGCTACACCTCCGATGCGATCGCCGATCGCCATGTGAGCATCTTGACATCGCTGGGACTGCCAACCAGCTACCGCAACGACCGCTGGGCCGCTTTGCTCGATGGCATGAAGCGGGACAAGAAGGCGCGTGGCAACCAGCTGCGCTTCGTCGTGCTCGAAGAGATCGGCAAGCCGCGCATCTACGAAGTGCCGGATAACTCGCTGCTGTTCGCGGCCTACCAGGAAATCGGGGAGTGA
- a CDS encoding dihydroorotase, with protein sequence MNYLIQQAAILGGEAQDVLIVDGKIAQIGSIEASGDVQVVDAKNLVLLPGLVDTHTHLREPGREDAETVETGSQAAAKGGYTAVHAMANSTPVADTAGVVEQVYELGRKAGWVDVRPVGAVTVGLAGKQLSEIGAMADSRAQVKMFSDDGICVWDPLLMRRALEYVKAFDGVIAQHAQEPRLTEGAQMNEGEVSSILGMPGWPAVAEESIIARDVLLAEHVGARLHVCHVSTAGSVEIIRWAKARGINVTAEVTPHHLLLTDELVRTFDPVYKVNPPLRREADVQALRAGVADGTIDVIGTDHAPHPSESKDCEWGAAAMGMTGLETALSIVQHTLVDTGLLDWADVARITSEVPAQIGRVSDQGRPIAVGEPANLALVDPAARWTVDPSAMATKGRNSPFAGMQLPGAVRATFFHGHPTVLDGQLATPRAAHA encoded by the coding sequence ATGAACTACTTGATCCAACAGGCCGCCATCCTCGGCGGCGAAGCCCAGGACGTGCTGATCGTCGACGGGAAGATCGCCCAGATCGGCTCCATCGAAGCCAGCGGCGACGTCCAGGTGGTTGACGCGAAGAATCTCGTGCTGCTGCCAGGGCTCGTTGATACCCACACCCACTTGCGCGAACCGGGCCGCGAAGATGCCGAAACCGTGGAAACCGGTTCCCAGGCTGCGGCCAAGGGCGGCTACACCGCGGTGCACGCCATGGCCAACTCCACCCCGGTGGCCGATACCGCCGGCGTGGTCGAGCAGGTCTACGAGCTGGGCCGCAAGGCCGGATGGGTGGATGTCCGCCCGGTCGGCGCGGTCACCGTGGGCCTGGCCGGCAAGCAGCTGAGCGAAATCGGCGCCATGGCCGACTCGCGCGCCCAGGTCAAGATGTTCTCCGATGACGGCATCTGCGTCTGGGACCCGCTGCTGATGCGCCGCGCCCTGGAATACGTGAAGGCCTTCGACGGGGTCATCGCCCAGCACGCCCAGGAGCCGCGGCTGACCGAAGGCGCCCAGATGAACGAGGGCGAAGTCTCCTCGATCCTGGGCATGCCGGGCTGGCCAGCGGTCGCCGAGGAGTCGATCATCGCCCGCGACGTGCTGCTGGCCGAGCACGTCGGCGCCCGCCTGCACGTGTGCCACGTCTCCACCGCCGGTTCGGTGGAAATCATCCGCTGGGCCAAGGCGCGCGGAATCAACGTCACCGCCGAGGTCACCCCGCACCACCTGCTGCTCACCGATGAGCTGGTGCGCACCTTCGACCCGGTCTACAAGGTCAACCCGCCGCTGCGCCGCGAAGCCGATGTTCAGGCCCTGCGCGCCGGCGTCGCCGATGGCACCATCGACGTGATCGGCACCGACCACGCACCGCACCCTTCCGAGTCCAAGGACTGCGAATGGGGGGCTGCCGCCATGGGCATGACCGGACTGGAAACCGCCCTGTCCATCGTCCAGCACACGCTGGTGGACACCGGGCTGCTGGACTGGGCCGACGTCGCCCGCATCACCTCCGAAGTTCCGGCGCAGATCGGCCGCGTTTCCGACCAGGGCCGCCCGATCGCCGTGGGGGAGCCAGCCAACCTGGCCCTCGTGGACCCGGCCGCCCGCTGGACGGTGGATCCCTCGGCCATGGCCACCAAGGGCCGCAATTCGCCGTTCGCCGGCATGCAGCTTCCTGGAGCGGTGCGCGCGACCTTCTTCCACGGCCACCCCACGGTGCTCGATGGCCAGCTGGCAACCCCAAGGGCGGCCCATGCCTGA
- a CDS encoding DUF664 domain-containing protein: MNHVPERWSESVQLPDMWLDPDQDPRDTTEPDPAGECETYARYLRDYRLTLELKCEGLAPEQLARRSVPPSTMSLLGLLRHLGEVERDWRNWISDGERIAPIYGGHGADFDGVRPEPECLAQALQILHEEQHATDRALANFADLGQRVGREEVIVRELQVHRIEEYARHCGHADLLRECIDGRVGQ, from the coding sequence ATGAACCACGTACCTGAACGATGGAGCGAATCGGTCCAGCTCCCCGACATGTGGCTGGACCCCGATCAGGATCCCAGGGATACAACCGAGCCGGATCCGGCAGGGGAGTGTGAAACCTACGCCAGATACCTTCGGGATTACCGGCTTACCCTGGAGCTGAAATGCGAAGGCCTGGCACCCGAGCAGCTGGCCCGGCGCTCTGTGCCTCCTTCGACCATGTCCCTGCTCGGACTCCTGCGCCATCTGGGCGAAGTTGAACGCGACTGGCGCAATTGGATCAGCGACGGCGAGAGGATTGCCCCAATCTACGGCGGGCACGGTGCGGATTTCGACGGGGTGCGGCCCGAGCCCGAATGCCTTGCCCAGGCCCTGCAGATTCTCCATGAGGAGCAGCACGCCACGGACCGGGCGCTGGCGAACTTCGCGGACCTCGGGCAGCGTGTTGGCCGGGAAGAGGTGATCGTGCGCGAACTGCAGGTGCACCGGATCGAAGAATATGCCCGGCATTGCGGCCACGCGGATTTGCTGCGCGAATGCATTGACGGGCGCGTGGGGCAATAG